The sequence CTGTTCTCCCAGGTGGATGCATTACAAGGAAAagaaggggagttctccctggtgcacttccattgccttttgtgcccttaggatgtcccaaagcattttacagctaatAAAGTGTTTTctgagtgcagtcactgttataatgtaggaaacaggcaGTCACTTTGAGCAGGGCAAATACCCACAACTTGCAATGTAGTAATGACTAGGTAATCCCTTTTAGTGACGTTGGTTGAATCCACATCACAAAcaatgactgtacttcaaaagcatttaattggctataatgtgctttgggacattctggggTTCTGAAAGGCACAATGCAAATGACAgctctttctttttaaaagtgtgaCTCTGTTCAAAACATTTACATGGAATCATACATTTACACcacaggtggccattcagcccatcatgtcatgCCAGTTGAACGAAGTTGCCTTTTCTCCCACCAAAAAAAACCAAACATAGCCTATAGAAAATCTACAGTACGTCTTAAGAGGGGAATGGAGTTTCTACCTGCTGTTGTCTCAACATGAACGCCTCAGTAAAACTCCTCAGGTCATTTGCATTCGGTTCCCGATAGTTTTCCTTGAAGACGTTCTTGAAGAAAGCAATATTCTGCTCGAAGTTGGAGAATAATTGAGAGAGATATCCAGGAAGGAATCTCAAGAAGGGAAATGCATTGTACATCTATGAAATAGAAATAAGGTGATGATATATATGTTAATCTCAAAGAAAACCAATAATCTCCTCACGTCAGTATTCTGTAATTAGAAAACTGCAATAAAtaaatcactgaatcacagaattttaacagcacagaaggaggtcatttgtcTCATCCTGTCTGTggtggctctccaaatgagcattatgacatagtgccattgccctgacttttccccatacccctgcacattgtttctatttaaataatcttcTAATGACAGGCAGTaaattccagaccccaaccactcgctgtgtggaaaagttttttctcacatcacatttgcttcttttgcaaatcactttaaatctgtgccctcttgttattGATCCTTTGACgaacgggaacagcttctccctatctactctgtccaggcccctcatgattttgagcatttcTATCAAGTCtcatcttagccttcttctctccaagggggAATagtccaacctctccaatctatcctcattgctgaagtttctcatccctggaaccattcttggaaacctcttctgcattctctccaatgtgttcctataatgtggcacccagaactgtacacaatactccagctgaggtccaacaattgtcttatataaattcagcataacctccctgctcttgtactctataaccctgttaataaagcctaggattgtaaagataagcccagcaattacagaccagtcagcttaacttcagtggtgggcaatattctagaaacaattattctggATAGAATTAGTAGCCACATGGAAACATATGGGAGGATAAagaagaaccagcatggatttctaaagaggaaattgattaactagcttgctggagcttattgaagaggtaacagaaaaggcttattaatgctttattaactgctctcttcaccAGTCCTCCATAatccttcaatgatctatgcatatatGCACTctggtctttctgctcctgcaaacccttcaaaatttcaccccttatttagtgttttctgtccatgttcttgctaccaaaatgcatcacctcactcttctccacattgaacttcatctgccacctatctgcccactccaccaacttgtctgtgtccttttgaagttctacactatcctccttgcACTTTAGAACACTCCCAAACTTTGAATTATCTGTAGACATtcaaattgtcccctgcacatcaagatctagatcattaacatagaccaggaaaagcaagggtcccagtaccgacccctggggaactccgctacaaatcttcctccagccagAAAATTATCCATTGACCATCTCTCGGCTTCCTATTTTTCaaacaattttgtatccatgttactaccgcacattttattccatgagcaataactttttctcccaagtctgttgtgtgacattttatcaaaagccttttgaaagtccatgtacaccacatcaacagcattaccctcatcaaccttttctgttacttcttcataaagctccagcaagttagttaaactatttcccctttagaaatccatgctgggtcttctttatcaacccatatttttgcatgtggctactaattctatccagaataattgtttctagaaacttgcccaccactgaagctaaagtgactggtctgtaattgctgggcttatctttacaatctttttttgaacaagggataATATTtgcaatacaaaaacaaaaataaaaatagctggaaaaactcagcaggactgacagcatctgcggagaggaacacagttaatgtttcgagtgcgTGTGCTCAAcacaactaaggaaaaatagaagagaggtgaaatataaggtggtttaaggcggggtgggacaagtagagctggatagagggccagtgataggtggagatagccaaaagatgtcatagataaaaggacaaagaggtgttgatggtagtgatatTTGCTAAGAAATGTGCGAGTAGGTGACGTTAagcgtagaaagcaggacgagcaaggcacagatagtcctagtggggatggggtggagggaaggcattgaaataggctaaaaggtagagataaaacaatagatggaaatacatttaaaaataatggaaataattgggaaaagaaaaatctatataaattattggaaaaaagggggattggaaaggaggtggcgatggaggagagagttcatgatctaaaattgttgatctcaatattcagtccggaaggctgtaaagtgcctatttgaagatgaggtgctcttcctccagtttgcgttgagcttcactggaatattgcagcaggccaaggatggatgggcaggagagcagggtggagtgttgaaatggcaagcaacagggaggtctgggtcatgcttgcggacagaccaaaggtgttccgcaaagtggtcacccagtctgcgtttggtctctccaatgcagaggaaaccgcattgggagcagtgaatgcagtagactaagttgagggaagtgcaagtgaaacgctgcttcacttgaaaggagtgtttgggtccttggacggtgaggagaggggaagtaaatgggcaggtgttgcaccttctgcgcttgcatgagaaggtgcagtgggagggggttgaggtgtagggggcgatggaggactggaccaaggtgtcccagagggaacgatccctgcggaattcctccgccatttctgccaactccagcatgatgccaccaccaaacacatcttcccttcaccccttacTGCGGAATTCTGCAGGgttcgttccctctgggacaccttggtccactcctccatcaccccctacacctcaaccccctcccatgtcaccttctcatgcaaccgcagaaggtgcaacacctgcccctttacttcccctctcctcaccgtccaagggcccaaacactccgttcaagtgaagcagcatttcacttgcacttccctcaatttagtctacagcattccttgctcccaatgcggtttcctctacattggagagacctaacgcagactgggtgaccgctttgcggaaaacctttggtctgtctgcaagcatgacccagatcttcctgtcgcttgccatttcaacactccaacctgctctcctgcccgtccatccttggcctgctgcattgttccagtgaagctcaacacaaactggaggaacagcacctcaccttcgaactaggcactttacagccttccggactgaatattgagatcaacaattttagatcatgaactctctcctccatccttacctCCATtgcgatcccccttttttccaataatttatatagatttttcttttcccaattatttcctttatttttaaatgtatttccatccattgttttatctctaccttttagactatttcgatcccttccccccatcccatccccactagggctatctgtgccttgctcgtcctgctttctacgctTAGTGTCACCTATTAGTATATTTCTTAACTaatatcaccatcatcaacacctctttgtccttttgtctatgacatcttttggctatctccacatattactggccctctatccagctctacatgtcccatcccccccttaaaccagcttatatttcacctcttgtACTgttccttagttttgttgaagagtcattcagactcgaaacgttaactgtgttcctctccacagatgctgtcagacctgtggagtttttccaggtatttttatttttgtttttgttttggatttccagcatctgcagttttttacttttatcataatatttgcaattttccagtcctctggcatcacccctgaatctacggaagactgaaagattattgccagtgcccctgcaatttctactcttgcTCCCTTCAATatacttggatgcatctcatctcaccccggtgccttgtcaactttaagtaccgacagtctattccaCACTTCCTCCTTAGAAATTTTGAactcttctagtgacagagtttcctcatctggcAGCATAGCCTGGattgcatctacctccttggtaaagacggatgcaaagtattcaattaatacctcagccatggccccttcatcaatgtgtaaattcccttttaggtcccaaATCGGCCCTAgtcctccttttactatttatatgcctatagaagactttatgttggctgccagtcttttctcataatccatcTTTGCTTccctaatatgctttttcacctacCCTCacaaccttctgtattcctcttggttctcaattgtattttctacttgacacctgtcataagcacactttttcttctttatcctaATTTCTATTCCCCTTTTTATCCAaggagctctgggtttgtttccctacctttcccttttgatggaattTTCTTtcactgtgcccaaaccaattcttttttgaaggtagcccattgttcagctacagcttttcccgccaatctttcattccagcccatctggcccagctccgttcttgcctcaCCAAAGTAGGCTCTCGCCCagctaattatttttactctggattgcctgtcatccttttctatcatcatcctaaaacatacaatacaacgATCCTAAATGattctgcactgacacttgagctacttggcccacctcatttccaagaaccaggctCAACAGTGCATccatcttgttggattggacacatgctgctgtagaaaactttcctgaacacaacgTAGGAACTTTTACCCCTCTCAGCCCTTTACAATACCACTGTCCCAGtttacattcgggtaattaagtTTCCCCATtacaactactctataatgctggcatctctctctaatttccctgcagatttgttcttctacgtccttctcattagttggcggtctatagactacaccgagcaatgtaattgcaacaTTTTTTGTTCCTTATTTCTAgctaaattgattctgtccttgaactctctgggacatcctctttctccagtgctgcaatgctctccttaaccaataccgacaccccacctcattttcatcctttcctatcttttctgaacaccttggacccagaaatatttaacacccagttctgcccttctttgagccaggtctcgcGTATCGCCATCATCATGGGCTGAACCTTCTGGTCAGCGTGTGGGCGCAGGTCCGCTCACCAACATATAATATGACGCGCGGAGACaacgggcgtgtgtcccgatgtcaccatgcatcatttttgcTCCTCAGTTCAGCGGGCCCTCAGTGGAGTCGGCAGCTCGCTgacagaactgtcaaaggcctgttaaggccattaattaactcaTTAAATTGATTCTCAGGgttgcctgtccaatcttaaggttggggggcaggcaaagagcacaggcggccttcgcatttttcatggaacctcatccacgggcgggatgaggtttcatgaaggttttataaattaaatgaaaaatttttaataaaatccataaacattgtcacatgaggggacatgtctgaataaattTTTTCAAATCTTATTTTCAGGTTTTCACAATGAAATTGAACTCCTTGAGGCCGctccgtgccttagggagatttctgtgctcttttgcacacatgcgtgGAAGTGCGCAGGCCCTGACTCGCCCTTCTCccctcgcccacacagggagcgctgagcgtTTCCGGctgcgcgtcacactgggcgtgCCTTAACCCACCCCcgaaagaatgtcctgcagccattctgtgaaATCCTtgcccctggcaccagggaggcaataaaCCATCCtcgagtcacgtctacggccacagGAACATCTGTCTGTTTCCCTAACTGATGAATCCCTTATCAATATTGATCTTCTTTATTTTTCCTCCCCTTCCATAAAGCTGAGACATATGTGatgccacaaacctggctctgactgcgcTCATCTGAAGAAGCAGCTTCCTCAACAGCttgcaaaatggaaaaccaatttgtAAGTGGgatcccaggggactcctgcgttacctgcctacttctcttggactgcctggtggtcacctattccctctctgtCATCAGGCCCTTAagttgcggtgtgaccacctctctgaacatgctatccacctTACTCTCGGCGTCCTGGATGTGCCTCAGAGACTCCAGCCTCTgcttgagctctgaaacccagagctcaagttccagcagctggcagcacttcctgcacatgtggtcatctagggcACTGATAGCatccatgactttgcacatattacaggacacgcattcaactcgactgagctgccctgccatgtctcaactctacttcccttatgttaactttattctactttggattatttacatTACTTTATTATATTCGCCCTagatttcccttattcctggcactACAGTTGAATTCAAGTATGGCAACTTGTTtgaaaatattttacttttatacTTTAATCACCAAATCAtacttaccaaggccaccactctcctttgaggaaaggtagaaaaagaaaataaGCTCTTCCTctccgaactccctcagtcaccaaactccaactgaagcacccTAATGCAGCCaaaaacagcactccagtgcagacaaagtcagcactatgAGATAGCCTACATTTATAGTCACTGAACCTAGCCTTGGAAAACCTGATTACGCCAGTTATCTAGTTAACTagttgcagctgcaagcagaacCTGAATGAGCCCTGCTTTAAGGCTGGATTAAAACTCACTTTTTTCCAGCCCGAACAGCAACTGTTAGTTAATTGCTAAACTAGAAAGACTAGGCtttagatggaatttaacccttaaactccctcagtcaccaaacccgAACTGAAGCACTCTACTGCTGCCAAAAACAGCACTCCAGTGGAATATTAAATATTATGCAGCTGCCACATTAAAGTGTCCAAATTGTGCATTTATTAGTGATCATCCTATCAAACAGCTCTAGAACAAAACGTTGACATGTCTCTTGAGTAGATCTTTTCCAACATGCTGCTTATGAGTTCAGATTTGCAacattccattttttaaaatagcAACACAGGAACAGCAGGCCATTCAATCCCTTCTGCCAGATCTCCCATTAAATTATAACCTGGCTGATCGCTATCACAAAAACTACTTTCCTGTCCTGGTTCCATAATCCAAAGATTCTCAAACACAGCTGACAGAATAACCTCCTGTTAAGTTATTAAGGTGCATTTCTGCAGCAAGTAGCTTAAGAGAATTTTTGTCTGGAAAATGCTGAGTTTTTTTACCCTCCATATTAAATTAGATGATTAAATAGGATGTAACTCAAAATTGTGACTAATGTTCTTCCCTAAATTAACCAGCCACATAAAAAAAAGAAACTTCATTAATATTTTACACCACAGACTCCCCGAGACTTCATTCCAACTACTGTTAGTTCCAAAAGTTCTTTTCTGGAATGTAGTTCTGTCGCTAATGCAAAATTAGATTTACCTGGACCATAGTCGAACCAGTGAGTTGAATGTTTTCATTCACTCTCTTTACTAAACTGATAAACGTTTTATCCTCATAATCAAATCTATCCCCCAAAACTATAGAGCAAATTATGTTGGCCACAGCAGCGTTCAGTTTGATGGTTGGATTAAAGGCTTGGCCTGCAAAAAATggaaaaatcacagacaattTAGCGCTGATCCTTTATAGCAAATCACAATTGTAATTCTCATCTGGTAAGACACTGAGCTTGTTCcctaggctgttaaaggaaggtAGAGAGGAGGTAGCAAAGACTCTGGCTAGAATGGAGGACAGGAATTGAGAGTCGGATAAATTAGAAACTAAAAAAATCAGTTGGTCACATCAGTAGTGGGAAAAACCCTTGATTCACATCAGAGGAAGGGACAGTGCTATGGGCACCCAGCAATAAGTGGGATTACTTTGGAATGTTCTAGCAGAAGGCTAGCAGGGTCACAATAGACCAAAGGTCCTCTTTCTGTAATATTGATTGCTGTGATTTTTTTAATGCTTATCTGCATTTATAAATAATTACAAGCACGCAGAGAAAAGAAACACTGATATTTCTgttcacttactcacacaaactcacctttATATGAATCAATCATTTTTATCAGAAAATCAGTTTCCTCAATTATTTTGTCTTCAATGGTTTTTTTGCCCATTCCAAAATCTCGTAACGTGGTTAAGGTGAACCTTCGCATTTGCTTCCATGACTCCCCATGACCAAAAATAATACCTACAATTCAACACATTAGAAAGAAGTAATCACTGTGGCTCTTGTAATACTCAGCATTAATTGACAACCTTCCTCCAAGAATCCATGGAATGGCTggtgagggaaacagaaagcagtggaCTGAGGAAGGTTTGCATTTCTATAGGGTCTTTTACAGCCTCTGTATGTCCcaaatgctttacagtcaataGGGTGCTTTTGAGATCCAGTCACCACTGTAACATGGAAAGGGTGGTAGCCCATCttcgcacagcaagcttccacaaataaTATGACAAAGGCCAGATAATCTGTactttagtgatgttgactgaaggataaatattgaccagaacactagcgataactcccttgctcttctttgaaatagtgcgaATATCAATTTTATTCAGAGGGTCAtttttatctttcaaaattctttagAAAAATCAACTTTGGCTAAACTCTGAAAATTATTAATTATCTGAACCAGGACAGAATGCAACTAGAATTTAACTTATGGATTTTACAATAATGAAGTTAAAAGTGAGAATTACCGTATCCCTTTATAGTCGTCTCAAATATTGGGATATGTGCTCTTTCACTGAATTCCTCTGCATGGTTGACAAGTGCATCCTTCACTGCCTCATAGCCGGTCAGCACCACCACATTTCTGGGTCCTAGCTTGATGCTGAAAACTGTGCCGTACTTCTCAGATAGCTAGAACAAAAGGAACAGATTTGCATGACCAATGAAGTCAAATTTTTACACAGCACGTTGTGTGTTGCTTCTCTCAATAATATACATCTATACAATCAAGCTATCAGATATCAAAATATGTCAGAACAATTCAATATTTATTTCAGTCAAAATATTTGGTGATGATTACTACATCACTTGTGATGTTTCCATAGATTATATGGGATCTGGTCTATTATTGTGCTGTGCTTCTCACCTGCTTATCCTTTAAAGTCACTAATTCAGTCCTCTCTGTGGTCAAGTGGTAGTTGTTGTCTGTAAACTCCTGAGGTTATTAACTAGTCCCGGGTCAGAACTACCCATTACAAATTGATTGGTTTTCTGTCACAGGTAGGTCTGGTAGTATGTTTAAGAAAAGAATTTAAATGTCAAACTATCTCTGCATTTCCTACCAATAGGATCTATGGATGTTTCCATAGATTACATGGGATCTGGTCTATTATTGTGCTGTGCTTCTCACCTGCTTATCCTTTCAAGTCACTAATACAGTCCTCTGTGTGGCCAAGTGATAGTTGTTGTCTGTAAACTCCTGAGATTATTAACTAGTCCCAGGTCAGAAGGATGCATCACAAATTGATTGGTTTTCTGTCACAGGTAGGTCTGGAAGTATGTTTAAGAAAAGAATTTAAATGTCAAACTATCTCTGCATTTCCTTCCAATAGCACTTTTAGGGCTAAAAATTCACCTGCTCCCATTTCTAAGTGTGGGGTGTGATtcctgggagagggggtggtttTATGGGATTGATTAAACTAATCAGATATGTcctggagtttcaaagaatgagaggtgatccacGTTAATCATATACAAAATCTTACGGTGTTCAACAGGGTAGCtgatgagaaaatgtttcccctggctgcaaAATCAAGAACACAGGGCAgcagtctcagaataagtggTCAGCCATTCAGGACCGAgagaaggagaaatttcttcactcaaaggcttTTGAATCTTTCTGAAGACTGTATGAGGCTAGCACATGTTGCAACTAGACTCTTGCGCTTACAGGCAATCTCTCCCTCTTAGCAGGACGCTGCACTGAATCACAGGAGGCTGCTATTGTTGCAATTCTGTAGAAAAGAAATGAAACACCAGGGCTGAGCAATACCTGCCAGCTTTACTAATATACTGCTGGAAGCATTAGTCATCTACTGAATAGAGGAGAGAGGCCATGTTGCCATGGAGGGATAGGGGAAGGATGCAAATCCTCCAAAGGGTATAGGTGTAGGTAGCAAGAGAGGTCAATGCCTGGAGTCAGACCCTGAGAACCTGGCTTCAGTGCTGGAAGAAtttaatggcctcctctgtgtggCTAAGGTTAGTGAATGTATTTTCATATAACTTCTCCTGTTCAccacacctctcacactgctcaatgcggTACAGTGCATTTTCTCATTAGCTCTCAGGACTTATGACTAACATTCACAtaaactccacctcaccctcccacacttcaCAAACATGCCAGCTCAAACCCACCGCTTGCAGCCGCCACGTACCTTCAGCTATTCAACTatggcagacacatcacccaaacacaatgcAACACCCTCAGTGACtttttgccctctctctcttgctctacaAGTTGTACGAAATAGCATGCCTacatccagtgaggctgatagAGAAGATGGTGCTCCATGTCATAGGGCTGTGCAGCACCAGAGTGCCCCTGGTGATGGTATACATAATGCCCACTTTGAGGCTTCTGGAACTCGTGGACACCATCAGGACAGAAGCGTATCATCACCCGCTCCcaagacattctagttaaagttTCCTTTCAACTTTTATGTTTTATTATTAGTGTCTCTTTAAGGGGCGTGGTTGGGGTGGTCTTCATATCATCTTTCAATTGATATCTCGTTGATCATGGTTGGCAGTAAAGACACTGACACCTCAACTAAGCCGCTACCTCAATTGCACTGGAAATGCTACTGTTCCTTCGGTGTTATACACTTATGTCCACTTGGCAAACAGCCAaagtggtggagaggtgtaggaatACAGGGAACAACACTACAACCAGTTTCTTTCCCTGCCCAACATGATGACAATTTACCAGCATTGCCTCTGGGGAGAAACCAGCTACTCTCTGGTTGGTTATCAGTGTGTCAACAATTTGCATTCATGTAGCGCCTTTGGGGCAGAAGTGAACTTCTCGAGGCGCTAAACAGAGGTAACAAACAGGTTTCCCGTTTACTGTAAGAATCTGGTTCCCTCTTACCTCCATCAAAGATTTGTGCAGCTTCTTCAGATCCAACATGTGCAGGTTGCcaatcactgggagaggagcGGGACCCGGAGGAAAGTTGACGATTCCATGAGATTTAGACCCGGTGTTAAAATACACGAGGAGGATAATGGTCAGAAACCCAAACAAAACCAGGGTGACGGTATCCAAAGGGAAAACACTTACAATCGACATCCTGCACTGTAAACTGGCGACAGGagttgttgcagtttgttagaTCTCAGCAACTTGCTGAATGAACTCCAAACTGTCTTAAAATAACTTCGACCTTTGTGAGCTTTGAAGTTGTCTTTCTCTGCCTAACTATACTTTCCCTTGTTGAAACCTTGTCATGTGGTAGGTGGCGGGTGGTGAAGCCTGTTTACATTTAACAGAAAGAGCAGGAAGTAAAAACTTAGTCCCTCCTCGGGGCCCGAGCGACCAGCAGTGTAACAGTCCCTTACACAACAGACAGCTCCCAAACAGCGATAAAGTGCCAACTACACAAAAAATCAATAGGTTGGCTAGAGGTAAACCATTAGTTTCCCTCCTCTATGCTTGGGACTACATAAATTGGAAATAGGATGTGGCGGCAAGGTGGTTCAGGTTAGCGTGGCTCCACACGTCACCAAATTCTGATCGCCAACCTGTCAAGAGTGTGGTTGGTGGATTTGATCTGTTCCCGGTGTCTCCCCTTCAGGCGTAACCCTTGCCGGGCTGCCCggttttcttgggcagcagcacagccTGAATGTTGGGCAGGACCCCATCCTGGGCTATGGTGACCCCACCCAGCTCCTCGTCGTTGAGGAAGGCGAGCTGCCGGTGGCGAGGGATGATGCGGGTCTTCTTGTTGTCCCGGGCCGCGTTGCCGGCCAGCTCGAGGATCTCGTCCGTCAGGTACTCGAGGAGGGCGGCCAGGTCGACGGGGTCTCCGGCCCCGACCCGCTCGGCATAGTGGCCCTTGCGCAGCAGCCGGTGGATACGTCTCTGGAGCCCGGCTCTGGAGGAGCGAGTCTTGGCCTTGGCGCGCCCTTTGCCTCCGGTTTTACCGCGACCGGACATCTTTCAGAATTTAGCTCTTATGGAGGAGCCTGTCAAGAGTGTGTGGACAATGCTGTCGCCCAAGGTCCCCACATTAATGTCATGTGCAGGCTTCTACAAGGGTCCATTCGTCTGAAACTTCtagtggtagaggtcactggtttggaaaatgctgtggaAGAAGTCATAGCAAATTACTGTGGTACACCTTGTAcagattgctgccactgtgcactggaggTAGAGGGATtgattgtttaaggtggtgggcaggatgtcaatcaagtggtgtcaagcttcttgagtgttattggagttgcactcatcctggcaagtgtagagtatttcatcacatccctgtcttgtgccttgtagatgtgaataggctttgggcagtcaggaggtgagtcacttgttACAGGACACAAAGACTTTTAACTGCTCTTGTAAACatcatatttatatggctgtcccAGTTAATAGTAAAagataacctccaggatgttgattgtgagggagtcaatgatggtaatgccattgtatgtCATGGGGAAGGTGGTTACACTTAATCTTGTtaaagatggtcattacctggtacttgtgtggtaaAAGTGCTACTATAGCCGAAGCTTAAGTGTTGTTGAAATCTTGCTGCGTGTGTTATCTGGGGAGTTTCAAATGGAACTAAACACTATGCAATTATCAATcagcattcccacttctgactttatgttg is a genomic window of Carcharodon carcharias isolate sCarCar2 chromosome 15, sCarCar2.pri, whole genome shotgun sequence containing:
- the LOC121287863 gene encoding histone H2AX-like codes for the protein MSGRGKTGGKGRAKAKTRSSRAGLQRRIHRLLRKGHYAERVGAGDPVDLAALLEYLTDEILELAGNAARDNKKTRIIPRHRQLAFLNDEELGGVTIAQDGVLPNIQAVLLPKKTGQPGKGYA